AGCACCCAACTACTTAGCTAAAAAAACTGATAACCGATAACCCGGGAGAAAATATAATTGTAGCTACCTACCCATTCCAGATTAATTCCTATGGCAGAAGAAACCACCACTCCCGCAACTCCGGCAGCAGAAGCAGAAAAACCGGCTCAACCTGCGGCTGCTAAAAAACCGAAGGAGCCTACCGTCGAGGAAAAACCCTTTGCTGAATTTATCGAGCAGCATTTTCAACCCGCACTGGCTGCCGCCTTGCAAAAGCTGGGTATAGCTGATATGAAGTTGTCCTTTAAACAGGATAAAATTGCCGTGCAGGGCTTTTCTAGCTCTCCCTGTTGGCAGTTAAGCGGCAATTGGCTCGGGGGAATGCGTCAATTTAGCATTTATTTTTTGGAAGAAAACATCAACGGTAAAAAAGCTTTTTCCCAGGCTGAGGGCGGCGCTCAACCTAGTACACTTGAATCATTTATGATCGATGAAAGGAAAGTTAGTCTTGATTTACTGTTGTTTTACACCCTGCAACGGCTTAACGGTCAAAAGTGGTTGACGAGAAACTAAAATTGCTGAGGATTAGCGATCGAGAAGGGGGGTAAAATGAGCATAGACGACCACTGCTTATCGATCGCTAATAGTAATTATGCGTGTATTTGTACTACTTTTTAACGCAGGCACAGAAAACGAAGGTATCCACACCATTCAAATGGGAGCTATCAATAAGGTGTTGATGTTTGAATCGGAAGATGATGCCACCCGTTATGCGCTGCTGTTAGAGGCGCAGGATTTCCCGACTCCCACGGTAGAGAAAATTGATTCGGAGGAAGTGGCAGAATTTTGTCGCGATGCCGGCTATCAAGCGGAGATGATTGAAGCGGGTATGTTGGTAATTCCCCCCGAAAGCAATGCCTCCGAGTTGGATTGGCGAAAAGAGGAAGTCCCCCCCGCCGAAGAAGAGTTTTCCGAGATTCCCGATGCGGAGTTGGACAGCATCCGTCGTCGTCTAGAAGGACTTTTGTGATTCAGTGAACAGTAATCAGTAGTTCGGAGTCGGTCCTGATGCCAAAGTTGTCACCGCCAAACATGAAAATATTCTGATTGACGAATTGGCGTTATTTCAGCTTCTATTTCCAAGTCAGTGCCTCTCCTGATATGTAGCCTATACTCAACGGATTTACTATTACTTGCGATTTTATCCCTCAATCCAAGCTTTTGGGGGGTTCTACCCCCCAACCCCCCCGCGCATTAGTTTTTCGGTGAGATGCTTACACGCAGCTGCTGATACATCTGTAATCATTTAAGAGTCACTCCACTTGCAGGAGTGCCTCTCCTGATATGTAGCCTATACTGAACGGATTTAGTATGATTGACGAATTGGCATTATTTCAGCTTCTATTTTCCAGTCAGAAGACAGGATAATCAATCAACGTTGTTCCCTGTTCCCTGTTCCCTGTTCACTGAT
This portion of the Microcystis aeruginosa NIES-2549 genome encodes:
- a CDS encoding DUF2996 domain-containing protein, encoding MAEETTTPATPAAEAEKPAQPAAAKKPKEPTVEEKPFAEFIEQHFQPALAAALQKLGIADMKLSFKQDKIAVQGFSSSPCWQLSGNWLGGMRQFSIYFLEENINGKKAFSQAEGGAQPSTLESFMIDERKVSLDLLLFYTLQRLNGQKWLTRN
- a CDS encoding DUF3110 domain-containing protein, which gives rise to MRVFVLLFNAGTENEGIHTIQMGAINKVLMFESEDDATRYALLLEAQDFPTPTVEKIDSEEVAEFCRDAGYQAEMIEAGMLVIPPESNASELDWRKEEVPPAEEEFSEIPDAELDSIRRRLEGLL